CTTCGTAGGCCGATTCAGGTGTCTCGAAGCCCTCTCCCTCCTCGAAGTCAAAGCCCTCGTGCGTTTGCTGGGCTCCGACGGCAGGCCGGCGCTCGAGATCGTCGGGATCGGTCCCAAGGTAGACATCGTGTATGGCGATCGGTGTCGCGTACGTCATATCGTCGCGCTCGACGAGATCCGCCGCGATGCCGTGAGAGCCGACGATTGGGTTTTCGGTCCCGCTGGCGGAGGGGTCGACGGGATCGCTCGAGATCCAGATATCCTGATCGGCGTTCTCGAGGCCGTCTTCGCCGGTTTCGACGACGCCGACGCCGAGACTGGCAAGCAGCGTAATCGAGAGAATGGCGATCGTAACTGCGACCACTGTCAACGCCGTTCGACCTGGAGAGCGCCGTAGCTGAGCGATTGCAAGGCCGGTCACGGCTTTCGTTCGGATGAGCGAGCCGCTGATCATTGGCTTACCTCCTCTAAGACGGACGTTCGTGAGGCAACGGCAAGCGGATAGGGCACGGCGACGAGGCCAGCGAGCAAGGCGACGCCGATCCCGTAGGGGATGAACAGCGGGTGGACGACGGCAACGGCTCCTGGCGCAATCGTTGCACTCGCGGCCGCGTTAACAACGTGTATCGCACCCATGCCGAGCCCGACACCGATGAGTGCGCCGACAGCCGTCGTTGCGAGCGTCGAGAGCGCGACAACCACGAGTCGGCTGAGTGTCGGGAATCCCACTGACTCGAGGACGGCAAGCGTTTGCCGGTCCTCGTCGACTGTCATGCCCATCGTGGTCGCGACAAACGACGCACAGATGGCGATGCTGGCGACGAGCGCGAGAACGCCCGTCGCGAGTGCGAGACCATCGTCAAACAGTGAGCCGAGGGCGACACCGTCAGGTGAGTCGATTTCGGCGTTCGGGTACGCCGTTTCGCCTGCTGTCTCAGCGGCGTCGGCGTCGCCCCAGACGAGGACGCTGTCGGCGAGTTCGTCGTCCGACGCGCCAGAGACGTGCTGTAATTCGCTCAGATGGACGAGTGCGATGGGAGCCTCGTTTTCACCGTCCGAACCAGCCGTTTCGACACCACTGACCGTCACCGCGGGATCCATGTCAGACGGGAGCGCTGCTTCACCGCCTGCAACGGACAACTCGTCGCCGTCTGCCGCCTCGAGGCGGTCTGCGGCTGCCGTTGAGAGCAGAATCTCCTCCTGTGGCGCGCCCGTGTACGAGCCGTTATCGTAGTGTGAATCGCCCGCCTCGAGGCCATCCGTCGGGAGGCCGGCAACCGTTCGTGGCTCGCCGTCTGGAACGACGCCCACCATGAGAATTGTTTGTGGATCGCCATCGCCATTCTCGAGACGAACCGGTTCGACGAGGACTGGTGAGGCGTGGTCGACGCCATCTTCGTCGCTAATCGTCGCTGCGCGTTCGTTCGTCTCGCCGAGGCGTGGCCCTTCGACGCCGTCGACGGCAGAAACGGACTCGCTTCCCTTGGGTTCGAGTTCGGCGGTCGCATCGTTTTCGGAGACGACGCCGCCATCAGCAAGCGCTAACGCGATGCCGGTCAGGACGATCAACAACGTAATGGTCAGCGCAACGGCGGCCGTCGTCGCTGCGATCCGTCCCGAACGAGTGCGGGTTGCTCGACTCCACAATCGACTGAGTGAAAACCCAATGAGGGCGTTCCAGCGCCCTCGACGTGTGCCGTCGCTGTCATCCGCCATCCGCAATCACCTGCCCATCGCAGAGCGTGACCACCCGATCGGCGACGGACAGGGTCTCGTCATCGTGTGAGGCGACGAGCACCGCCCGTCCGCGCTCGCGCCCGACAGCAGTTAGTAACTCGAGGACATCCGCCCCAGTCGTTGTATCGAGTTCGCCCGTTGGCTCGTCGGCGACAATCACATCGGGGTCCGTCGAGAGCGCACGCGCGAGTGCCACTCGCTGGCGCTCGCCGCCGCTGAGTTCGCTGGGCAGGTGGGTCGTTCGCGCCTCGAGTCCGACCGCCTCGAGTAACTCTTCTGCGCGGGCGCGGCGGCGGCGCTTGGGAACGCCCGCCTGTACGAGCGGCAGTGCCACGTTCGCTCGGGCCGACAGCGACGGCAACAGATGAAACCGCTGGAAGACGATGCCGACGTGTTGTCGACGCAGTCGCGTTCGTTGTCGGTCGGAGCGTGTTGTAAGATCATCGCCGAGCACTGACACGGTGCCCTCAGTTGGGACGACCAGGCCTGCGACCGTGTGCAAAATTGTCGACTTGCCGCTGCCGCTTGGCCCCTCGAGCCCGACGATTTCGCCACGTCCCACCGACAACGAAACGTCATCGAGCGCCCGAACCGTCCGCCCGCTCCCCGAACTGAATCGCCCACCACCTGAGCCATATTCGTGTGTGACGCCCTCGAGCTGGACAGCATCCAGTGGCCCGTCCTCGACTCGAGACGCAGACGATGCTGTCGACATCGTCTCTCCCTCGGACTCGGGGGTGGTTCCGGTCGTGGATCGAGACGCCGAAGCCGCCCTCGACAGTACGCGGTTGATCATCGCCAGTAGTTCAACTCACTCGAGCGAACGGGAGTGCCGGCCATTGTTTCACACCGACTTCCCGTTTCCACGTACCGGTTAACCTCACTGGCGCCACCTGCAACTGTTCACCCCACCTATGAGTGTCAACCCAGCCGAATTCTCACAGCAATGTCTGTTTCTTGGTGGCTGGATAGTGATCGGCTCTGGAACACGAAATACCAACGTACAACGGGGTGTTCAGCATCTGTTTGAGAAACCTGCTGGGTTGGGCCGTCTCGAGCAGCGTTTCGCTATGCGGTAAGCGATGACACTCATGAATACGAACCAATTTTGGCCGGCGTACGTCGCCATCCTCTCGAGAAGGCTGTTCGAACACGTGCTTCTCCTCCGAGAAAGGGTCCCATTCTGCGTCCGTTGGGTGCCTACTTGTGGCAGCTAGTTGTACGTCTCCTCGCTGGCAATGGCGACAGCGGTTCCATCCGACACGGCATAGATCGTTTCGTCTTCGTACTCGAACTCGAGACCGTTTGCCGCAGTTGGCTCATCTGGCTCCGGGAGTGGGGCCGTTTCGACATCGCTCGAGGATTCAACCTCGAGGACGAATTCGCCGTCGTCCGGCACGATCGTGATGAGTCGGTTATCGATCCGGAGATCGGCTGTCTTTTCGTCGGATTCGTGGACGACTGTTGGCTCGGAATCGGCCTCCCACATGCGGACCTGATAGACGGGATCGTTTCCGACGGGTTCCCATCCATGTCGATCGACGGAGACGGTCTCTCGCCAGCCAGGACCACCGACACTGACGGTTTCCTCACCCGTGTGGGCCAACTGCTGGTCGGGTATCGCTTCCATCCAGATGTTTCGTTGCTCGCTCGAGACGATCACGCCCGTCGCCTCGAGTCCCGAGTCATCGACCAGTTCGTCGAGGCCGATACCCGAGACGAGTTGGTTTTCGGCTTCCTCAGCGTACTCTATGGTGTAGTCTTCGATTTCAATCGCCTCGTCTCCGGGTTCGTCGTCGAAGACGACCACGTTCAGATTGACCGGAATTGCCATGCCCGAGAGTACTGCGAGGACCAGCAAGACGACGAGTACCGCTGAACTCCGCTGGGTGATCCTCGAGAGCCGCGTCCGTTCTCGAGCGTGCGTGGCGCGGGCGATGTCACGGATGCGGTCGATGCTGGTGGTATCCGTCTGATTGCCGGTTGCAATCTCGAGTACCCGGTCCGTGACTGCACCGGGGTGTTCGTCTGCGTTCCGATCGCGGAAACTGGCGAGTGCGCGGTCGATCCGGGCGGGCAGGACTGGTCGTTCGGTTGCCGTCAGCGCAACCGTGATCAGCAGTGCAAGTACCGCGACGATGACGAGCCCTGGGCCCTGAAAGAGGATATAGGTCTGATTCTCGCCGAACCAGTAAATCTGCCAGAGGCCACGCGAAATTGCATACAGGAGGATCGCCAGCCAGACATGGAGTGCATTCGGCCGGTTGCCGCGACGCTCGAGGACGACGAGTGCGAGCACAAGCCCGAAGAAAAAGCCAAGCGCGTGACCCTGAATCGCGATTTCGGCCCACGAGGGTGCGGTTGGTGGACTTGGTTCGGCGGTATAGGTATAGATCGGATTCTGCAGTGCACGATAGAGCGTCTGAAGTGCACTCTGGACGCCGATGACGCCAATGAGCGTCATGATTGGGTAGTGGACAATCGCAAAGCCAACGAACGCAAACACGACGCCGGAGAAGCCGATCACTGGCCCAAGCGAGAAAATACTCGTCAGCAGGCCAATGGCGATGACTGCGAGCGGGAAGAGTACGACGGCACGGATCCACGGTGTCGTCCACCAGGTGCGAAGACGTGCCCGCATCCCGTCGTCAGGACGGGTCTCTCGAGGCTGCGTCTGCGCGTAGTGGCTCCAGGCGTACTCGGCAATCGGCGCGGCGACGACGGTTCCGGCCAGATTACTGACGAGATGGCCAGCACTCGCGTGTGAAAAGGACGCTGTGAGTATTCCAAGCGGGTAGAAATACGACCAGGAGCGATAGGGAATCGTCACGGGGTCGCTGGGATCTGTGATCCCGTTCTGGACGAACAGATAGACGGCGAGAACGAACGCGATGACGATGAGCGACCCCCACGGAACGCCCATGATGAGTCGGTCACCAGCAATGTCTCGCCACCGCCGGTCAGGGTCGGCAAGTCGCCTGACAACCGCAAGTGAGAGGACGACCGTCGCGACGATAACGGCCGCAAGCAGCGCCGCAATCGGTGACATGTGCCTGAGGTGCGACCGTGGGCGTATATACTGTTCGGCTCACCATCCGACGGCGTCTACCAGTTGAACCGGCCTTCGAAAGGTACAAGCGGTCGACGAACGGAGTAGTCGCCATGGAACTGCGGGTCACCGAGAGCACCGAGGACGAACTCTCGATCGAAATTGCGGGCGAGGATCACACGTTTATGAACGTCCTCAAGGGCGCATTGCTCGAGCACGAAGACGTCAGTGCTGCAACGTACGACGTGAATCCAGAACAGTCCGGCGGCCAGACAGAACCGATTCTGACGGTCAAAACCGACGGGACCGTTGATCCACTCAACGCCCTCGAGGAAGCAGCCGTCGACGTCCGAGAGAAGACGATTTCATTCCGCGACGCGTTCGAAGCTGCGGTATAATCGCTGCTCACTCGTTTTACTGCACACTCACTTGCGTGAGCTCTCGCGATAGCGGTCTAGCCGTCGGCTTCTGACTCGAGCGTGACGACACCCTCGCTCGAGTCGTAGTGGACGCGCTGGTCTTCGCTGGTCGTGTGGCTCACTGTTGCACGGAGGTCATCGACGTCAGCCGGACGATCAAC
The Natronolimnobius sp. AArcel1 genome window above contains:
- a CDS encoding rhomboid family intramembrane serine protease — protein: MSPIAALLAAVIVATVVLSLAVVRRLADPDRRWRDIAGDRLIMGVPWGSLIVIAFVLAVYLFVQNGITDPSDPVTIPYRSWSYFYPLGILTASFSHASAGHLVSNLAGTVVAAPIAEYAWSHYAQTQPRETRPDDGMRARLRTWWTTPWIRAVVLFPLAVIAIGLLTSIFSLGPVIGFSGVVFAFVGFAIVHYPIMTLIGVIGVQSALQTLYRALQNPIYTYTAEPSPPTAPSWAEIAIQGHALGFFFGLVLALVVLERRGNRPNALHVWLAILLYAISRGLWQIYWFGENQTYILFQGPGLVIVAVLALLITVALTATERPVLPARIDRALASFRDRNADEHPGAVTDRVLEIATGNQTDTTSIDRIRDIARATHARERTRLSRITQRSSAVLVVLLVLAVLSGMAIPVNLNVVVFDDEPGDEAIEIEDYTIEYAEEAENQLVSGIGLDELVDDSGLEATGVIVSSEQRNIWMEAIPDQQLAHTGEETVSVGGPGWRETVSVDRHGWEPVGNDPVYQVRMWEADSEPTVVHESDEKTADLRIDNRLITIVPDDGEFVLEVESSSDVETAPLPEPDEPTAANGLEFEYEDETIYAVSDGTAVAIASEETYN
- a CDS encoding ABC transporter ATP-binding protein, which codes for MSTASSASRVEDGPLDAVQLEGVTHEYGSGGGRFSSGSGRTVRALDDVSLSVGRGEIVGLEGPSGSGKSTILHTVAGLVVPTEGTVSVLGDDLTTRSDRQRTRLRRQHVGIVFQRFHLLPSLSARANVALPLVQAGVPKRRRRARAEELLEAVGLEARTTHLPSELSGGERQRVALARALSTDPDVIVADEPTGELDTTTGADVLELLTAVGRERGRAVLVASHDDETLSVADRVVTLCDGQVIADGG
- a CDS encoding ABC transporter permease, whose product is MADDSDGTRRGRWNALIGFSLSRLWSRATRTRSGRIAATTAAVALTITLLIVLTGIALALADGGVVSENDATAELEPKGSESVSAVDGVEGPRLGETNERAATISDEDGVDHASPVLVEPVRLENGDGDPQTILMVGVVPDGEPRTVAGLPTDGLEAGDSHYDNGSYTGAPQEEILLSTAAADRLEAADGDELSVAGGEAALPSDMDPAVTVSGVETAGSDGENEAPIALVHLSELQHVSGASDDELADSVLVWGDADAAETAGETAYPNAEIDSPDGVALGSLFDDGLALATGVLALVASIAICASFVATTMGMTVDEDRQTLAVLESVGFPTLSRLVVVALSTLATTAVGALIGVGLGMGAIHVVNAAASATIAPGAVAVVHPLFIPYGIGVALLAGLVAVPYPLAVASRTSVLEEVSQ
- a CDS encoding DNA-directed RNA polymerase subunit L, with the translated sequence MELRVTESTEDELSIEIAGEDHTFMNVLKGALLEHEDVSAATYDVNPEQSGGQTEPILTVKTDGTVDPLNALEEAAVDVREKTISFRDAFEAAV